In Streptomyces sp. NBC_01426, one genomic interval encodes:
- a CDS encoding MarR family winged helix-turn-helix transcriptional regulator — protein sequence MIDGGVVDDNLELVHLLRAVSVEFGLRQAEFAAHHGMHPTDVRALICLLDAERAGEAATAGLLGARLGLNSAGTTAVIDRLERLGHVARVRDGADRRRVLLRVEPEAVRLGRAFFGPLIDRLLAVQGTLDPTEREAVRRFLSGARAALGEQEPGGPKRGEGQ from the coding sequence ATGATAGACGGAGGCGTTGTGGACGACAACCTTGAACTCGTGCACCTGCTGCGGGCGGTGTCCGTCGAATTCGGCCTGCGCCAGGCGGAGTTCGCGGCGCACCATGGCATGCACCCCACCGACGTGCGGGCCCTGATCTGTCTGCTGGACGCGGAGCGCGCCGGCGAGGCGGCCACGGCGGGTCTGCTGGGCGCCCGCCTCGGTCTCAACTCGGCCGGCACCACGGCGGTGATCGACCGTCTGGAGCGGCTGGGCCACGTGGCCCGGGTGCGCGACGGGGCCGACCGCCGCCGGGTGCTGTTGCGGGTCGAGCCGGAGGCCGTGCGGCTGGGCCGGGCGTTCTTCGGCCCGCTGATCGACCGGCTGTTGGCGGTACAGGGCACCCTCGACCCGACCGAGCGGGAAGCCGTCCGCCGCTTCCTCTCGGGCGCCCGGGCGGCACTCGGCGAGCAGGAGCCGGGCGGGCCAAAGCGAGGCGAGGGCCAGTAG
- a CDS encoding PDR/VanB family oxidoreductase, with protein sequence MRRALTLTAVAGAAVLTRRALRRRIGRSPLWPLPALETPISGYSPRRALRALIVARTEPADGVLRLTLESPELPAWTPGAHVDVMLPSGLVRQYSLCGDPADRGRYTIAIRLVEDGRGGSREAHAQLVEGAELELRPPRNRFPLAPAPSYVFVAGGIGITPILPMLRAAEAAGADWTLLYGGRSRATMPFLAELAAYGDRVTVLAQDESGLPDLGPVTAAAPGTLVYCCGPEPLMEAVRAAAPAAVPVHLERFAPTATAGGATHPFTVELSRSGRTVEVAADETTLAAVRRELPNTPYSCEQGFCGTCQHRVLTGEIDHRDELLTDGEREDSMLLCVSRAASDRLVLDL encoded by the coding sequence GTGAGGCGCGCCCTGACCCTCACCGCCGTCGCGGGCGCCGCCGTGCTGACCCGGCGCGCCCTGCGCAGGCGCATCGGCCGCTCACCGCTGTGGCCGCTGCCCGCCCTGGAGACCCCCATATCGGGGTACTCCCCGCGCCGGGCCCTGCGCGCCCTGATCGTCGCCCGTACCGAACCGGCGGACGGGGTCCTGCGACTGACCCTGGAATCGCCGGAGCTCCCCGCCTGGACCCCGGGGGCGCACGTGGACGTGATGCTGCCCTCGGGTCTGGTGCGGCAGTACTCCCTGTGCGGGGATCCGGCCGACCGGGGCCGCTACACGATCGCGATCCGGCTCGTCGAGGACGGCCGGGGAGGCTCCCGCGAGGCGCACGCGCAGCTCGTGGAGGGCGCGGAGCTGGAACTCCGCCCGCCCCGCAACCGCTTCCCGCTCGCGCCGGCGCCCTCGTACGTCTTCGTGGCCGGCGGGATCGGCATCACCCCGATCCTGCCGATGCTGCGCGCGGCCGAGGCGGCGGGCGCCGACTGGACGCTGCTGTACGGGGGCCGCAGCCGGGCCACCATGCCGTTCCTCGCGGAACTCGCCGCGTACGGGGACCGGGTCACGGTCCTCGCGCAGGACGAGAGCGGCCTGCCCGACCTGGGCCCGGTCACCGCCGCCGCCCCGGGCACGCTGGTCTACTGCTGCGGGCCGGAACCGCTGATGGAGGCGGTACGGGCCGCGGCCCCGGCCGCCGTACCGGTCCACCTGGAGCGCTTCGCCCCCACCGCGACCGCGGGCGGCGCCACGCACCCGTTCACGGTGGAGTTGAGCCGCTCGGGCCGCACCGTGGAGGTCGCCGCGGACGAGACCACCCTGGCGGCGGTCCGACGGGAACTGCCGAACACCCCGTACTCCTGCGAGCAGGGCTTCTGCGGAACCTGCCAACACCGCGTGCTGACAGGTGAGATCGACCACCGCGACGAACTCCTCACGGACGGCGAACGGGAGGACTCGATGCTCCTGTGCGTCTCCCGCGCGGCTTCGGACCGCCTGGTCCTGGACCTGTAG
- a CDS encoding DUF6891 domain-containing protein has protein sequence MLPIRIRTERGDTHDRPSSRTLTELLERIGAPGDRFLIVERRTADPEVFIQVWHEADDTGARSYQLEYREGCADRHFQAYLSTPEEVGRVMAGWARQEKGWELGPAWARLDLPVEAEPPALEDSVREQLEERIRLVLRCGYDGIPELIEHAEDYLVKDGVRPVSGPQARVLVYRLWRERVAEQATWTGETDPDRLTRAFAALDSGGITARENFTCCRNCGQGEIWEERVGDARGFVFFHTQCTESVAVGHDLHLYYGAFDAGDEETVSVGREVVAALDAAGLRWAWDGSAGDAIRVTGTDWRKRLTG, from the coding sequence ATGCTCCCGATCAGAATCAGGACCGAGCGCGGCGACACCCACGACCGCCCCTCCTCACGCACCCTGACCGAACTGCTGGAACGCATCGGCGCCCCGGGCGACCGCTTCCTCATCGTCGAGCGGCGCACCGCCGACCCGGAGGTGTTCATCCAGGTCTGGCACGAGGCGGACGACACCGGCGCCCGCTCCTACCAGTTGGAGTACCGCGAGGGCTGCGCAGACCGGCACTTCCAGGCGTACCTGTCCACGCCGGAGGAGGTCGGGCGGGTCATGGCCGGCTGGGCCCGGCAGGAGAAGGGCTGGGAGCTCGGACCGGCCTGGGCGCGGTTGGACCTCCCCGTCGAGGCGGAGCCGCCGGCGCTGGAGGACTCCGTGCGCGAGCAGTTGGAGGAACGGATCCGGCTCGTCCTGCGGTGCGGCTACGACGGGATACCGGAGCTGATCGAGCACGCCGAGGACTATTTGGTGAAGGACGGCGTCCGGCCGGTGTCCGGGCCGCAGGCCCGCGTGCTGGTGTACCGGCTCTGGCGGGAGCGGGTCGCGGAGCAGGCCACCTGGACCGGCGAGACGGATCCGGACCGGCTGACCCGCGCCTTCGCGGCCCTGGACTCCGGCGGCATCACCGCCCGGGAGAACTTCACCTGTTGCCGCAACTGCGGCCAGGGCGAGATCTGGGAGGAGCGCGTGGGGGACGCGCGCGGGTTCGTGTTCTTCCACACCCAGTGCACGGAGAGCGTCGCGGTCGGCCACGATCTGCACCTGTACTACGGGGCCTTCGACGCGGGCGACGAGGAGACGGTCTCGGTGGGCCGGGAGGTGGTGGCCGCGTTGGACGCGGCGGGGCTCCGGTGGGCCTGGGACGGGTCGGCCGGGGACGCGATCCGGGTGACCGGCACGGACTGGCGGAAGCGACTGACGGGCTGA
- a CDS encoding PepSY-associated TM helix domain-containing protein: MSLDELQDVPARGAEVPPRRTAGGWAALRPLLLRMHFYAGLLIAPLLFIAAATGLLYAASWQAEKIVYADELTVPRVGERALPLSTQVRAAREAEPGGEVTAVWPAPDADDTTRVVMEKKGLAEGETLTVFVDPYTADVRGQLTTAGDALPLRAWLSEFHSSLQLGEFGRNYSELAASWLWVVALGGLALWVGRRRTRPARLVLPDRSATGRRRTLSWHGTVGLWAVAGLVVLSATGLTWSKYAGENIGQLQDRLGGATPSVTATLGGAGAAGGADEHAGHVMTDGMEMPPPAPTADVGIDEAVAAARAAGVTEDLRVTLPAQGKGYVVKETDKQVPVHLDAVAVDPADGTVMDELRFADHPLLAKMTRFGIDLHMGLTFGLANQIALAALAVAVMLLVFWGYRMWWMRRPTKDRRLSVGRAQPRGAWRRLPATTLLPLAAVTAVVGWFVPMLGISLLVFLLLDVALGFLARRRAGSATGA; this comes from the coding sequence ATGTCCCTTGACGAGCTTCAGGACGTCCCCGCCCGGGGCGCCGAGGTACCACCCCGACGCACCGCCGGAGGCTGGGCCGCGTTGCGACCGCTGCTCCTGCGGATGCATTTCTACGCCGGGCTGCTGATCGCCCCGCTGCTGTTCATCGCCGCCGCCACCGGGCTGCTCTACGCCGCGTCCTGGCAGGCCGAGAAGATCGTCTACGCCGACGAACTGACCGTCCCCCGCGTGGGCGAGCGCGCCCTGCCGCTGAGCACCCAGGTCCGGGCCGCCCGGGAGGCGGAGCCCGGGGGCGAGGTCACGGCCGTCTGGCCCGCACCCGACGCCGACGACACCACCCGGGTCGTCATGGAGAAGAAGGGGCTCGCGGAGGGCGAGACCCTGACCGTGTTCGTCGACCCGTACACCGCGGACGTGCGCGGGCAGCTCACCACCGCCGGTGACGCGCTGCCGTTGCGGGCCTGGCTGAGCGAGTTCCACTCCAGCCTCCAGCTCGGCGAGTTCGGCCGGAACTACAGCGAACTGGCCGCCAGCTGGCTCTGGGTGGTCGCCCTGGGCGGCCTCGCCCTGTGGGTCGGGCGCCGGCGCACCCGCCCGGCACGGCTCGTCCTCCCGGACCGGTCCGCCACCGGCCGTCGCCGGACCCTGTCCTGGCACGGCACGGTGGGCCTGTGGGCCGTGGCCGGACTCGTCGTCCTCTCCGCGACCGGCCTGACCTGGTCGAAGTACGCCGGTGAGAACATCGGGCAGCTCCAGGACCGCCTGGGCGGGGCCACCCCGTCCGTCACCGCCACGTTGGGCGGCGCCGGGGCGGCAGGCGGGGCGGACGAACACGCCGGGCACGTCATGACCGACGGCATGGAGATGCCCCCGCCGGCGCCGACCGCGGACGTGGGCATCGACGAGGCCGTCGCCGCGGCCCGGGCGGCCGGCGTGACCGAGGACCTGCGCGTGACCCTGCCCGCCCAGGGCAAGGGCTACGTCGTCAAGGAGACGGACAAGCAGGTGCCGGTGCACCTGGACGCCGTCGCCGTGGACCCGGCCGACGGCACGGTCATGGACGAACTGCGCTTCGCGGACCACCCCCTGCTCGCGAAGATGACCCGCTTCGGCATCGACCTCCACATGGGCCTGACCTTCGGCCTCGCCAACCAGATCGCGCTGGCGGCGCTCGCCGTCGCGGTGATGCTCCTGGTCTTCTGGGGCTACCGCATGTGGTGGATGCGCAGGCCCACGAAGGACCGCCGGCTGTCGGTCGGCCGCGCGCAGCCGCGCGGGGCCTGGCGACGGCTGCCCGCGACGACGCTGCTGCCGCTCGCCGCGGTGACGGCGGTGGTGGGCTGGTTCGTGCCGATGCTCGGGATCAGCCTGCTGGTGTTCCTGCTGCTCGACGTCGCGCTGGGATTCCTGGCGCGCCGCAGGGCGGGATCGGCGACGGGGGCGTAG
- a CDS encoding metal-dependent hydrolase, which produces MSNTPLAPTPVASEHMDLQARNVSFSWDATPLHWLPGDPFAGHTINVLHLLLPAGERWFVHVYKQVLPLITDERLRADVVGFIGQEAMHAAAHDDVLPHLKRLGLDPTPYTAQVDWLFEKLLGDRTLPPGRARDWWLMERVAMIAAIEHYTAFLGDWVLNAEELDRRGADPMMLDLLRWHGAEEVEHRSVAFDLFMHVDGGYRRRARTWATAFAALAFLWQRGARFFMENDPELPAAKASLGQFFRAGQQGVLPSSGAMLKSIPTYLSRTYHPSQEGSTAQAEAYLASSPGANGGVRP; this is translated from the coding sequence ATGTCTAATACGCCGCTCGCGCCCACCCCCGTGGCGTCGGAACACATGGACCTCCAGGCGCGGAACGTCTCCTTCTCCTGGGACGCGACCCCGCTCCACTGGCTGCCCGGCGATCCCTTCGCCGGGCACACCATCAACGTGCTGCACCTGCTGCTCCCCGCCGGCGAACGCTGGTTCGTCCACGTCTACAAGCAGGTGCTCCCCCTCATCACGGACGAGCGGCTGCGCGCGGACGTCGTCGGCTTCATCGGCCAGGAGGCCATGCACGCCGCCGCGCACGACGACGTGCTCCCCCACCTCAAGCGACTGGGCCTGGACCCGACGCCGTACACGGCCCAGGTCGACTGGCTCTTCGAGAAGCTGCTGGGCGACCGCACGCTGCCGCCGGGCAGGGCCCGCGACTGGTGGCTCATGGAGCGGGTCGCGATGATCGCGGCCATCGAGCACTACACGGCGTTCCTGGGCGACTGGGTCCTCAACGCGGAGGAGTTGGACCGGCGGGGCGCCGACCCGATGATGCTGGACCTGCTGCGCTGGCACGGTGCGGAGGAGGTGGAGCACCGCTCGGTGGCCTTCGACCTGTTCATGCACGTCGACGGCGGCTACCGGCGCCGGGCCCGGACCTGGGCCACCGCCTTCGCGGCGCTCGCCTTCCTGTGGCAGCGCGGGGCGCGCTTCTTCATGGAGAACGACCCCGAACTGCCCGCCGCCAAAGCCTCGTTGGGTCAGTTCTTCCGGGCCGGACAGCAGGGGGTGCTCCCCTCGTCGGGAGCCATGCTGAAGTCGATCCCCACGTACCTCTCCCGTACGTACCACCCCTCGCAGGAAGGGTCCACCGCCCAGGCGGAGGCCTACCTGGCGTCCTCGCCGGGCGCCAACGGCGGGGTGCGGCCGTGA
- the glnII gene encoding glutamine synthetase produces MSYKAEYIWIDGTEPTAKLRSKTRILADGDALPIWGFDGSSTNQAEGHASDRVLQPVFSCPDPIRGGDNVLVLCEVMNIDMTPHESNTRALLRPIAEKFAGQEPIFGIEQEYTFFDGARPLGFPVNGFPAAQGGYYCGVGSDEIFGRDIVEKHLDHCLVAGLSISGINAEVMPGQWEFQVGPVGPLEVSDQLWIARWLLYRTAEDFNVSATLNPKPVKGDWNGAGAHTNFSTKAMREDYRAIISACESLGEGSKPLDHVKNYGAGIDERLTGLHETAPWNEFSYGVSDRGASVRIPWQVEKDGKGYIEDRRPNANVDPYVVTRLITDTCCTALEKDGLL; encoded by the coding sequence GTGAGCTACAAGGCTGAGTACATCTGGATCGACGGCACGGAGCCGACGGCCAAGCTTCGCTCCAAGACGCGGATCCTCGCCGACGGCGACGCGCTGCCGATCTGGGGCTTCGACGGATCGAGCACCAACCAGGCCGAGGGTCACGCCTCCGACCGTGTGCTGCAGCCGGTGTTCTCCTGCCCGGACCCGATCCGCGGCGGCGACAACGTCCTCGTCCTGTGCGAGGTCATGAACATCGACATGACCCCCCACGAGTCGAACACCCGCGCACTGCTCCGTCCGATCGCCGAGAAGTTCGCCGGCCAGGAGCCGATCTTCGGCATTGAGCAGGAGTACACCTTCTTCGACGGCGCCCGCCCGCTCGGCTTCCCGGTCAACGGCTTCCCGGCCGCCCAGGGCGGCTACTACTGCGGTGTCGGCTCGGACGAGATCTTCGGCCGCGACATCGTCGAGAAGCACCTCGACCACTGCCTCGTGGCCGGGCTGAGCATCTCCGGCATCAACGCCGAGGTCATGCCCGGCCAGTGGGAGTTCCAGGTCGGCCCCGTCGGCCCGCTGGAGGTCTCCGACCAGCTGTGGATCGCGCGCTGGCTGCTCTACCGCACGGCCGAGGACTTCAACGTCTCCGCGACGCTGAACCCGAAGCCGGTCAAGGGCGACTGGAACGGCGCGGGCGCCCACACCAACTTCTCCACGAAGGCGATGCGCGAGGACTACCGCGCGATCATCTCCGCGTGCGAGTCCCTGGGCGAGGGCAGCAAGCCGCTCGACCACGTCAAGAACTACGGCGCCGGCATCGACGAGCGCCTGACGGGGCTGCACGAGACCGCCCCGTGGAACGAGTTCAGCTACGGCGTCTCGGACCGCGGCGCCTCGGTGCGCATCCCGTGGCAGGTGGAGAAGGACGGCAAGGGCTACATCGAGGACCGCCGGCCGAACGCCAACGTGGACCCGTACGTGGTGACCCGCCTCATCACGGACACCTGCTGCACCGCCCTGGAGAAGGACGGCCTGCTCTGA
- a CDS encoding GNAT family N-acetyltransferase: protein MIIDDGMLFRQAVEKDAGTLVKLYDQAARWMRANNIDQWKPGDKGAEHFRAKTREGEVWIAEDADGRVVGAYELWWSDEEAWGVQPPVAGYVHRLMIERGAAPAGAGMRILEHAEYRIARTGRERARLDCVSTNPRLLAYYQGAGYRVVGECPSKQGKDGRVYGVILMERRLDV from the coding sequence GTGATCATTGACGACGGGATGTTGTTCCGGCAGGCCGTGGAGAAGGACGCCGGCACGCTGGTGAAGCTGTACGACCAGGCCGCCCGGTGGATGCGGGCCAACAACATCGACCAGTGGAAACCGGGTGACAAGGGCGCCGAGCACTTCCGGGCGAAGACCCGCGAGGGCGAGGTGTGGATCGCCGAGGACGCCGACGGACGGGTCGTGGGCGCCTACGAGTTGTGGTGGTCCGACGAGGAGGCGTGGGGCGTCCAGCCTCCGGTGGCCGGCTACGTCCACCGCCTGATGATCGAGCGGGGGGCGGCGCCCGCCGGCGCGGGCATGCGGATACTCGAACACGCCGAGTACCGGATCGCCCGGACCGGTCGGGAACGGGCCCGGCTGGACTGCGTGTCCACCAATCCGCGGCTGCTCGCGTACTACCAGGGCGCGGGCTACCGGGTCGTCGGCGAATGCCCCTCGAAGCAGGGCAAGGACGGCCGGGTGTACGGGGTGATCCTCATGGAGCGGCGCCTCGACGTGTGA
- a CDS encoding TetR/AcrR family transcriptional regulator: MTTGVRRRMGVEERRQQLIGVALELFSHRSPDDVSIDEIAAAAGISRPLVYHYFPGKLSLYEAALRRAADELAQRFVEPQEGPLGARLLRVMGRFFAFVDDHGPGFSALMRGGPAAGSSRANAMIDEVRQAAYEQIITHLRIEKPPARMELVVRTWVSLAESTALIWLDGRKIPRNELELQLVHDFAALAAVSAAYDEEMAGILVRILADEPADGPFGVLVGRLAAIVPTTVPRSR; the protein is encoded by the coding sequence ATGACAACCGGGGTGCGGCGCAGGATGGGTGTCGAGGAGCGGCGGCAGCAGCTGATCGGGGTGGCCCTGGAGCTGTTCAGCCACCGGTCGCCCGACGATGTGTCGATCGACGAGATCGCGGCGGCGGCCGGGATATCGAGGCCGCTCGTCTACCACTACTTTCCGGGCAAGCTCAGCCTGTACGAGGCCGCGTTGCGGCGGGCCGCCGATGAGCTGGCGCAACGGTTCGTCGAGCCGCAGGAGGGTCCGCTCGGGGCGCGGTTGTTGCGGGTCATGGGCCGGTTCTTCGCGTTCGTCGACGATCACGGGCCCGGCTTCTCGGCCCTGATGCGGGGCGGGCCGGCGGCCGGGAGCAGCCGGGCCAACGCGATGATCGACGAGGTCCGGCAGGCCGCGTACGAGCAGATCATCACGCACCTGCGGATCGAGAAGCCGCCCGCGCGGATGGAGCTCGTGGTCCGCACGTGGGTGTCGCTCGCCGAGTCCACGGCGTTGATCTGGCTCGACGGGCGGAAGATCCCCCGCAACGAGTTGGAGCTCCAGTTGGTGCACGACTTCGCGGCGCTGGCCGCCGTGAGCGCCGCGTACGACGAGGAGATGGCGGGGATCCTGGTGCGCATCCTGGCCGACGAGCCGGCCGACGGGCCGTTCGGGGTGTTGGTCGGGCGGCTGGCGGCGATCGTGCCGACCACGGTTCCGCGTTCACGTTGA
- a CDS encoding Gfo/Idh/MocA family protein — translation MSYDLNSAGDSSVDAAETPRPRVGLLGTGPWAQRTHAPALAAHAGSDFVGVWGRRPEAAAELARAHGVKVYEDPDELFADCDVVAFALPPDVQAPLAVRAAAAGCHLLLDKPVATTVEDASAVVAAAAEHEVASIVFLTLRFAQPTAGWVEEQAARSGWFTASAHWLGALYPPDGTPGSHPDSPWRKAKGGLWDVGPHALSVLIPVLGDVTAVSATRGPSDVVQLALRHASGAAGTAVLSLGAPHAAAGVGLELRGAEGIFDLPDWSDVPGAYGRALDALLTAARTGEPDARDARFGLRLTEILAEAERQLDA, via the coding sequence ATTTCGTACGATTTGAACTCCGCCGGTGACTCCTCCGTGGACGCCGCCGAGACCCCCCGACCCCGGGTCGGCCTGCTGGGCACCGGCCCCTGGGCCCAACGCACGCACGCCCCCGCCCTCGCCGCGCACGCCGGCTCCGACTTCGTCGGGGTGTGGGGCAGGCGCCCCGAGGCGGCGGCCGAACTCGCCCGCGCCCACGGCGTGAAGGTGTACGAAGACCCCGACGAACTGTTCGCCGACTGTGACGTCGTGGCGTTCGCCCTGCCGCCCGACGTACAGGCTCCGCTCGCGGTCCGCGCGGCCGCCGCCGGATGCCATCTGCTGCTCGACAAGCCCGTCGCGACAACGGTGGAGGACGCCTCGGCCGTGGTCGCCGCCGCGGCCGAGCACGAGGTCGCCTCCATCGTCTTCCTGACGCTCCGGTTCGCCCAACCGACCGCCGGGTGGGTCGAGGAGCAGGCCGCGCGCTCCGGCTGGTTCACCGCCTCCGCCCACTGGCTCGGCGCGCTCTACCCGCCCGACGGAACCCCCGGCAGCCACCCCGACTCGCCCTGGCGCAAGGCCAAGGGCGGACTGTGGGACGTCGGCCCGCACGCCCTGTCCGTCCTGATCCCGGTGCTCGGCGACGTCACCGCCGTCTCCGCCACCCGGGGCCCCTCCGACGTGGTGCAACTGGCCCTGCGCCACGCCTCGGGCGCCGCCGGCACCGCCGTGCTCAGCCTGGGCGCGCCGCACGCGGCCGCCGGGGTGGGGCTGGAGCTGCGCGGGGCCGAGGGGATCTTCGACCTGCCCGATTGGAGCGACGTCCCCGGCGCCTACGGCCGGGCGCTCGACGCGCTGCTCACGGCGGCCCGCACGGGCGAGCCGGACGCGCGGGACGCGCGGTTCGGGCTCCGGCTGACGGAGATCCTGGCCGAGGCGGAGCGCCAATTGGACGCATGA
- a CDS encoding rhomboid-like protein: MNPLPWSRPLPPGSVAVAYTGGVQLGAHVMARLAPYERERVLRGCSTNVDNLDAGHWGTLLSSALVVEEPMPLPYALLLVAALGYAEYAYGAWWTAAAFLFGHACATLLVHTVLRRTADTETRRALDVGTSYGLNTVLGVLTSALPRGTVRGVARVGLLALAAAPVFKRGRTFTDVGHLVALGVGVGLSLAVDRLSGAGPRGSVRTRAV, translated from the coding sequence GTGAACCCACTGCCCTGGTCCCGGCCGCTTCCCCCCGGCTCCGTCGCCGTCGCCTACACCGGCGGGGTCCAGTTGGGGGCCCACGTCATGGCACGCCTGGCCCCGTACGAACGGGAGCGGGTGCTGCGCGGCTGCTCGACCAACGTCGACAACCTCGACGCCGGCCACTGGGGGACGTTGCTGAGCAGTGCCCTCGTCGTCGAGGAGCCGATGCCCCTGCCCTACGCGCTCCTGCTGGTGGCCGCGCTCGGGTACGCGGAGTACGCGTACGGGGCCTGGTGGACGGCCGCGGCCTTCCTCTTCGGGCACGCATGCGCCACCCTGCTCGTCCACACCGTGCTCCGGCGCACCGCGGACACCGAGACCCGGCGGGCGCTGGACGTGGGCACGAGCTACGGACTGAACACGGTGCTCGGCGTCCTCACCTCCGCGCTGCCGCGCGGGACGGTGCGGGGCGTCGCCCGGGTCGGCCTGTTGGCGCTCGCCGCGGCGCCGGTGTTCAAGCGCGGGCGGACGTTCACCGATGTCGGTCACCTGGTGGCCCTGGGGGTGGGAGTCGGCCTCTCGCTGGCGGTCGATCGTCTCTCCGGGGCGGGACCGCGCGGCAGCGTCCGCACGCGAGCCGTGTGA
- a CDS encoding winged helix-turn-helix domain-containing protein yields MTNPRTLTSAPAAAPLTFPPSPRHRLRAVDRDEVARVVDLLPPGATWLPAPQHTLPTLPGQPPMVGYLVLVPADQQPIAFAPHSVPAPTRAGAPSAGPATTPATTGDALVRIDSAQRTAEVDGKVLDLTYLEFELLAHLVAHPHRVHSRDQLVTTVWGYGHVGDGRTVDVHIARLRRKLGTAHRGAIQTVRRVGYKYAP; encoded by the coding sequence ATGACGAACCCCCGTACCCTCACGTCCGCCCCGGCCGCCGCTCCCCTGACCTTCCCGCCCAGTCCGCGCCACCGACTTCGGGCCGTGGACCGGGACGAGGTGGCCCGGGTGGTGGACCTGCTCCCGCCGGGCGCCACCTGGCTGCCCGCCCCCCAGCACACCCTGCCGACCCTGCCGGGGCAGCCGCCGATGGTCGGCTACCTGGTCCTCGTACCGGCCGACCAGCAGCCGATCGCCTTCGCCCCGCACTCCGTTCCCGCCCCGACCCGCGCCGGAGCGCCGTCGGCCGGCCCGGCCACGACGCCCGCCACCACGGGTGACGCGCTGGTCAGGATCGACTCGGCGCAGCGCACCGCCGAGGTCGACGGCAAGGTGCTGGACCTCACGTACCTGGAGTTCGAGCTGCTGGCCCACCTGGTGGCGCACCCGCACCGGGTGCACAGCCGGGACCAGTTGGTCACCACCGTGTGGGGTTACGGGCACGTGGGCGACGGCCGTACCGTCGACGTCCACATCGCCCGACTGCGCCGCAAGCTGGGCACGGCCCACCGGGGCGCGATCCAGACGGTGCGCCGCGTGGGCTACAAGTACGCCCCCTGA
- a CDS encoding tyrosine-protein phosphatase, with amino-acid sequence MTATPSTTVANLRDLGGTPLSGGRTVRPGLVLRSGQLDRLDLDADPTVAALGIRTVIDFRSDAERADHPDRLPAGARLLVSDVLADKMRAGVGGVPAAAQLKDLLSDPAVAEEHLGGGKAQAIFADVYRSFVVSASAQAAYRLLLAEAADPQAGPLLFHCTAGKDRTGWGATVILSLLGADEETLMEEYLSVNPAVKRAFARMIEGFTAAGGDPDIALALIGVFPSYLETALREVETRYGSMEKYVREGLGVPDGTVDALRARLIA; translated from the coding sequence ATGACCGCCACCCCGTCCACCACCGTCGCCAACCTGCGCGACCTCGGCGGCACCCCGCTCTCCGGCGGCCGCACCGTGCGCCCCGGGCTCGTCCTGCGCTCGGGCCAGCTCGACCGGCTCGACCTCGACGCCGACCCGACCGTGGCCGCGCTGGGAATCCGTACGGTCATCGACTTCCGCAGCGACGCCGAACGCGCCGACCACCCCGACCGGCTGCCGGCCGGGGCGCGCCTGCTGGTCAGCGACGTGCTGGCGGACAAGATGCGGGCCGGGGTGGGCGGCGTGCCCGCCGCCGCGCAGCTCAAGGACCTGCTGTCCGACCCGGCCGTGGCCGAGGAGCACCTCGGCGGGGGCAAGGCGCAGGCCATCTTCGCCGATGTGTACCGGTCGTTCGTGGTCTCCGCGTCCGCGCAGGCGGCGTACCGGCTGCTGCTCGCCGAGGCCGCCGACCCGCAGGCGGGCCCGCTGCTGTTCCACTGCACGGCCGGCAAGGACCGTACGGGCTGGGGCGCGACGGTGATCCTGTCGCTGCTCGGCGCCGACGAGGAGACCTTGATGGAGGAGTACCTCTCGGTCAATCCCGCGGTGAAGCGGGCCTTCGCGCGGATGATCGAGGGCTTCACGGCGGCCGGCGGGGACCCGGACATCGCGCTGGCCCTGATCGGGGTGTTCCCCTCCTACCTGGAGACGGCCCTGCGGGAGGTCGAGACGCGGTACGGGTCGATGGAGAAGTACGTGCGCGAGGGCCTCGGCGTCCCCGACGGGACCGTCGACGCGCTGCGGGCCCGCCTCATCGCCTGA